One part of the Gossypium raimondii isolate GPD5lz chromosome 1, ASM2569854v1, whole genome shotgun sequence genome encodes these proteins:
- the LOC105785421 gene encoding ABC transporter G family member 22 isoform X3, with amino-acid sequence MTIYGLLGSPSQQHIQSVFVNGAWTGYCSRITLILGFRFECWIRFREVSYKVVIKGMTSSEERDILNGISGDVSPGEVVALMGPSGSGKTTLLNILGGRLTHSAVAGSVTYNDQPYSKFLKSRIGFVTQDDVLFPHLTVKETLTYAALLRLPLTLTKQQKEKRALDVIYELGLDRCQDTMIGGSFVRGVSGGERKRVCIGNEIIINPSLLFLDEPTSGLDSTTALRTVQTLQDIAETGKTVLTTIHQPSSRLFHKFDKLIVLGKGSLLYFGKASEATDYFSSIGCSPLIAMNPAEFLLDLANGNLNDISVPPELEDRVQMENSETETRNGKPPPQVVHEYLVEAYELRFSENENKLMDPLHLDEEPKLKVLSSKRQWGASWWQQYCILFIRGIKERRHDYFSWLRITQVLSTAIILGLLWWQSDSKTSRGRQDQAGLLFFIAVFWGFFPVFTAIFTFPQERAMLSKERAADMYRLSAYFLARTTSDLPLDLILPVLFILVVYFMAGLRLSASPFFLSMLTVFLCIVAAQGLGLAIGATLMDLKRATTLASVTVMTFMLAGGFFVEKVPVFISWIRYLSFNYHTYKLLLKVQYQDMVPPLKGIQTDNGSREVGALVAMIFGYRLLAYLSLRRMKLHS; translated from the exons ATGACGATATAC GGTTTACTAGGATCCCCTTCCCAACAGCATATTCAATCTGTGTTTGTTAATGGTGCATGGACAGGCTACTGTAGCAGAATTACTTTAATACTTGGATTCAGGTTTgagtgttggatacgg TTCAGAGAAGTGAGTTACAAGGTGGTAATAAAAGGAATGACGAGCAGTGAAGAGAGGGATATATTGAATGGAATATCAGGTGATGTGAGCCCTGGTGAAGTTGTAGCACTTATGGGACCTTCTGGAAGTGGGAAGACCACACTTCTTAATATACTCGGCGGCCGTTTAACTCATTCCGCCGTCGCCGGTTCCGTTACCTATAATGACCAGCCTTACTCCAAGTTTCTTAAAAGCAG GATCGGATTCGTGACACAAGATGATGTGTTGTTTCCTCACCTTACCGTGAAAGAAACATTGACATATGCAGCTCTCCTTCGACTGCCCTTGACCTTAACCAAACAACAGAAGGAAAAGCGAGCCTTAGATGTCATTTACGAGCTTGGCTTGGACAG ATGCCAAGACACAATGATCGGCGGCTCGTTCGTCCGTGGCGTGTCGGGCGGGGAGAGGAAAAGAGTTTGTATTGGCAATGAGATCATAATCAACCCTTCTCTTCTCTTCCTCGATGAACCAACATCTGGTTTGGATTCCACAACAGCTTTAAGGACTGTTCAAACATTACAAGACATAGCTGAG ACTGGGAAGACTGTGTTAACAACAATCCACCAGCCATCAAGTAGACTCTTCCACAAATTTGATAAGTTGATTGTTTTAGGGAAAGGCAGTTTACTCTACTTCGGCAAAGCTTCCGAAGCCACCGATTATTTCTCGTCTATTGGATGTTCCCCTCTCATTGCCATGAATCCAGCTGAGTTTTTGCTTGACCTTGCTAATGGCAACTTAAATGATATCTCCGTCCCACCGGAGCTCGAAGACAGAGTTCAAATGGAGAATTCCGAAACTGAAACACGAAATGGAAAGCCACCACCGCAAGTCGTTCATGAG TATCTAGTGGAAGCCTACGAGTTGAGGTTTTCGGAAAACGAGAACAAACTTATGGATCCTCTTCATTTAGACGAAGAACCAAAGCTCAAAGTATTGTCTTCGAAGCGACAATGGGGAGCGAGCTGGTGGCAACAATACTGCATATTGTTCATCAGAGGGATCAAAGAACGAAGGCATGATTATTTCAGTTGGTTGAGGATCACACAAGTTCTTTCCACAGCCATAATCTTGGGATTACTGTGGTGGCAATCAGATAGTAAAACCAGTCGAGGCCGTCAAGAtcag GCAGGGTTGTTGTTTTTCATCGCAGTTTTCTGGGGTTTCTTCCCTGTTTTCACAGCAATCTTCACATTTCCTCAAGAAAGAGCAATGCTGAGTAAAGAAAGAGCGGCTGATATGTATAGATTGAGTGCTTACTTTTTAGCTCGAACTACAAGTGACCTTCCACTTGATCTTATATTACCAGTGCTTTTCATTTTAGTGGTCTATTTCATGGCTGGTCTCAGACTGAGTGCCAGCCCGTTTTTCCTCAGTATGCTTACGGTTTTTCTCTGCATCGTGGCGGCTCAG GGTCTTGGATTAGCGATTGGAGCCACTCTAATGGACTTAAAGAGAGCTACCACTTTGGCTTCGGTTACTGTCATGACCTTTATGCTGGCGGGTGGCTTTTTTGTTGAG AAAGTTCCGGTGTTCATATCCTGGATCAGGTATTTGTCATTTAACTATCATACTTATAAGCTACTTCTAAAGGTACAATACCAAGACATGGTGCCGCCATTAAAAGGGATTCAAACAGACAATGGGTCGAGGGAAGTTGGGGCTTTGGTAGCCATGATTTTTGGCTACCGTCTCTTGGCCTACTTGTCTTTGCGGAGGATGAAACTCCATTCTTGA
- the LOC105785421 gene encoding ABC transporter G family member 22 isoform X1, translating into MEKSSNSTTLGRTKSDQLLETLAAVFKSPTSQSDLAPGTSDSGGTLSRKSSRRLVVGASPARSSGGGSRNAHIRKARSAQMKLDLEELSSGAALSRASSASLGFSFSFTGFTVPPDEIADSKLFSDDDIPEDIEAGICRPKFQAEPTLPIYLKFREVSYKVVIKGMTSSEERDILNGISGDVSPGEVVALMGPSGSGKTTLLNILGGRLTHSAVAGSVTYNDQPYSKFLKSRIGFVTQDDVLFPHLTVKETLTYAALLRLPLTLTKQQKEKRALDVIYELGLDRCQDTMIGGSFVRGVSGGERKRVCIGNEIIINPSLLFLDEPTSGLDSTTALRTVQTLQDIAETGKTVLTTIHQPSSRLFHKFDKLIVLGKGSLLYFGKASEATDYFSSIGCSPLIAMNPAEFLLDLANGNLNDISVPPELEDRVQMENSETETRNGKPPPQVVHEYLVEAYELRFSENENKLMDPLHLDEEPKLKVLSSKRQWGASWWQQYCILFIRGIKERRHDYFSWLRITQVLSTAIILGLLWWQSDSKTSRGRQDQAGLLFFIAVFWGFFPVFTAIFTFPQERAMLSKERAADMYRLSAYFLARTTSDLPLDLILPVLFILVVYFMAGLRLSASPFFLSMLTVFLCIVAAQGLGLAIGATLMDLKRATTLASVTVMTFMLAGGFFVEKVPVFISWIRYLSFNYHTYKLLLKVQYQDMVPPLKGIQTDNGSREVGALVAMIFGYRLLAYLSLRRMKLHS; encoded by the exons ATGGAGAAATCCAGTAATTCAACAACTTTAGGTCGAACAAAATCGGATCAGCTGTTGGAGACGCTGGCGGCGGTTTTCAAATCGCCGACGTCGCAGAGTGATCTAGCGCCGGGGACGTCGGATAGCGGTGGAACTTTGTCACGGAAATCGAGCAGGCGGTTGGTAGTGGGGGCATCGCCGGCGCGGAGCAGTGGCGGCGGTAGTAGAAACGCACACATTAGGAAGGCGAGGAGCGCTCAGATGAAGTTGGACTTGGAAGAACTGAGCAGTGGGGCGGCGCTCAGCCGTGCTTCTAGCGCTAGCTTGggcttttctttctctttcactGGCTTCACCGTTCCGCCGGATGAGATCGCCGATTCAAAACTCTTCAGCGATGACGATATAC CTGAAGATATTGAAGCTGGAATCTGCAGGCCAAAATTTCAAGCAGAGCCTACATTGCCAATTTATTTGAAG TTCAGAGAAGTGAGTTACAAGGTGGTAATAAAAGGAATGACGAGCAGTGAAGAGAGGGATATATTGAATGGAATATCAGGTGATGTGAGCCCTGGTGAAGTTGTAGCACTTATGGGACCTTCTGGAAGTGGGAAGACCACACTTCTTAATATACTCGGCGGCCGTTTAACTCATTCCGCCGTCGCCGGTTCCGTTACCTATAATGACCAGCCTTACTCCAAGTTTCTTAAAAGCAG GATCGGATTCGTGACACAAGATGATGTGTTGTTTCCTCACCTTACCGTGAAAGAAACATTGACATATGCAGCTCTCCTTCGACTGCCCTTGACCTTAACCAAACAACAGAAGGAAAAGCGAGCCTTAGATGTCATTTACGAGCTTGGCTTGGACAG ATGCCAAGACACAATGATCGGCGGCTCGTTCGTCCGTGGCGTGTCGGGCGGGGAGAGGAAAAGAGTTTGTATTGGCAATGAGATCATAATCAACCCTTCTCTTCTCTTCCTCGATGAACCAACATCTGGTTTGGATTCCACAACAGCTTTAAGGACTGTTCAAACATTACAAGACATAGCTGAG ACTGGGAAGACTGTGTTAACAACAATCCACCAGCCATCAAGTAGACTCTTCCACAAATTTGATAAGTTGATTGTTTTAGGGAAAGGCAGTTTACTCTACTTCGGCAAAGCTTCCGAAGCCACCGATTATTTCTCGTCTATTGGATGTTCCCCTCTCATTGCCATGAATCCAGCTGAGTTTTTGCTTGACCTTGCTAATGGCAACTTAAATGATATCTCCGTCCCACCGGAGCTCGAAGACAGAGTTCAAATGGAGAATTCCGAAACTGAAACACGAAATGGAAAGCCACCACCGCAAGTCGTTCATGAG TATCTAGTGGAAGCCTACGAGTTGAGGTTTTCGGAAAACGAGAACAAACTTATGGATCCTCTTCATTTAGACGAAGAACCAAAGCTCAAAGTATTGTCTTCGAAGCGACAATGGGGAGCGAGCTGGTGGCAACAATACTGCATATTGTTCATCAGAGGGATCAAAGAACGAAGGCATGATTATTTCAGTTGGTTGAGGATCACACAAGTTCTTTCCACAGCCATAATCTTGGGATTACTGTGGTGGCAATCAGATAGTAAAACCAGTCGAGGCCGTCAAGAtcag GCAGGGTTGTTGTTTTTCATCGCAGTTTTCTGGGGTTTCTTCCCTGTTTTCACAGCAATCTTCACATTTCCTCAAGAAAGAGCAATGCTGAGTAAAGAAAGAGCGGCTGATATGTATAGATTGAGTGCTTACTTTTTAGCTCGAACTACAAGTGACCTTCCACTTGATCTTATATTACCAGTGCTTTTCATTTTAGTGGTCTATTTCATGGCTGGTCTCAGACTGAGTGCCAGCCCGTTTTTCCTCAGTATGCTTACGGTTTTTCTCTGCATCGTGGCGGCTCAG GGTCTTGGATTAGCGATTGGAGCCACTCTAATGGACTTAAAGAGAGCTACCACTTTGGCTTCGGTTACTGTCATGACCTTTATGCTGGCGGGTGGCTTTTTTGTTGAG AAAGTTCCGGTGTTCATATCCTGGATCAGGTATTTGTCATTTAACTATCATACTTATAAGCTACTTCTAAAGGTACAATACCAAGACATGGTGCCGCCATTAAAAGGGATTCAAACAGACAATGGGTCGAGGGAAGTTGGGGCTTTGGTAGCCATGATTTTTGGCTACCGTCTCTTGGCCTACTTGTCTTTGCGGAGGATGAAACTCCATTCTTGA
- the LOC105785421 gene encoding ABC transporter G family member 22 isoform X2, which yields MTSSEERDILNGISGDVSPGEVVALMGPSGSGKTTLLNILGGRLTHSAVAGSVTYNDQPYSKFLKSRIGFVTQDDVLFPHLTVKETLTYAALLRLPLTLTKQQKEKRALDVIYELGLDRCQDTMIGGSFVRGVSGGERKRVCIGNEIIINPSLLFLDEPTSGLDSTTALRTVQTLQDIAETGKTVLTTIHQPSSRLFHKFDKLIVLGKGSLLYFGKASEATDYFSSIGCSPLIAMNPAEFLLDLANGNLNDISVPPELEDRVQMENSETETRNGKPPPQVVHEYLVEAYELRFSENENKLMDPLHLDEEPKLKVLSSKRQWGASWWQQYCILFIRGIKERRHDYFSWLRITQVLSTAIILGLLWWQSDSKTSRGRQDQAGLLFFIAVFWGFFPVFTAIFTFPQERAMLSKERAADMYRLSAYFLARTTSDLPLDLILPVLFILVVYFMAGLRLSASPFFLSMLTVFLCIVAAQGLGLAIGATLMDLKRATTLASVTVMTFMLAGGFFVEKVPVFISWIRYLSFNYHTYKLLLKVQYQDMVPPLKGIQTDNGSREVGALVAMIFGYRLLAYLSLRRMKLHS from the exons ATGACGAGCAGTGAAGAGAGGGATATATTGAATGGAATATCAGGTGATGTGAGCCCTGGTGAAGTTGTAGCACTTATGGGACCTTCTGGAAGTGGGAAGACCACACTTCTTAATATACTCGGCGGCCGTTTAACTCATTCCGCCGTCGCCGGTTCCGTTACCTATAATGACCAGCCTTACTCCAAGTTTCTTAAAAGCAG GATCGGATTCGTGACACAAGATGATGTGTTGTTTCCTCACCTTACCGTGAAAGAAACATTGACATATGCAGCTCTCCTTCGACTGCCCTTGACCTTAACCAAACAACAGAAGGAAAAGCGAGCCTTAGATGTCATTTACGAGCTTGGCTTGGACAG ATGCCAAGACACAATGATCGGCGGCTCGTTCGTCCGTGGCGTGTCGGGCGGGGAGAGGAAAAGAGTTTGTATTGGCAATGAGATCATAATCAACCCTTCTCTTCTCTTCCTCGATGAACCAACATCTGGTTTGGATTCCACAACAGCTTTAAGGACTGTTCAAACATTACAAGACATAGCTGAG ACTGGGAAGACTGTGTTAACAACAATCCACCAGCCATCAAGTAGACTCTTCCACAAATTTGATAAGTTGATTGTTTTAGGGAAAGGCAGTTTACTCTACTTCGGCAAAGCTTCCGAAGCCACCGATTATTTCTCGTCTATTGGATGTTCCCCTCTCATTGCCATGAATCCAGCTGAGTTTTTGCTTGACCTTGCTAATGGCAACTTAAATGATATCTCCGTCCCACCGGAGCTCGAAGACAGAGTTCAAATGGAGAATTCCGAAACTGAAACACGAAATGGAAAGCCACCACCGCAAGTCGTTCATGAG TATCTAGTGGAAGCCTACGAGTTGAGGTTTTCGGAAAACGAGAACAAACTTATGGATCCTCTTCATTTAGACGAAGAACCAAAGCTCAAAGTATTGTCTTCGAAGCGACAATGGGGAGCGAGCTGGTGGCAACAATACTGCATATTGTTCATCAGAGGGATCAAAGAACGAAGGCATGATTATTTCAGTTGGTTGAGGATCACACAAGTTCTTTCCACAGCCATAATCTTGGGATTACTGTGGTGGCAATCAGATAGTAAAACCAGTCGAGGCCGTCAAGAtcag GCAGGGTTGTTGTTTTTCATCGCAGTTTTCTGGGGTTTCTTCCCTGTTTTCACAGCAATCTTCACATTTCCTCAAGAAAGAGCAATGCTGAGTAAAGAAAGAGCGGCTGATATGTATAGATTGAGTGCTTACTTTTTAGCTCGAACTACAAGTGACCTTCCACTTGATCTTATATTACCAGTGCTTTTCATTTTAGTGGTCTATTTCATGGCTGGTCTCAGACTGAGTGCCAGCCCGTTTTTCCTCAGTATGCTTACGGTTTTTCTCTGCATCGTGGCGGCTCAG GGTCTTGGATTAGCGATTGGAGCCACTCTAATGGACTTAAAGAGAGCTACCACTTTGGCTTCGGTTACTGTCATGACCTTTATGCTGGCGGGTGGCTTTTTTGTTGAG AAAGTTCCGGTGTTCATATCCTGGATCAGGTATTTGTCATTTAACTATCATACTTATAAGCTACTTCTAAAGGTACAATACCAAGACATGGTGCCGCCATTAAAAGGGATTCAAACAGACAATGGGTCGAGGGAAGTTGGGGCTTTGGTAGCCATGATTTTTGGCTACCGTCTCTTGGCCTACTTGTCTTTGCGGAGGATGAAACTCCATTCTTGA